From a single Osmerus mordax isolate fOsmMor3 chromosome 6, fOsmMor3.pri, whole genome shotgun sequence genomic region:
- the LOC136944813 gene encoding ankyrin repeat domain-containing protein 34A, with product MGDGVALHTEGNALLKAVFQGKLRLTRLLLEGGAYINEGNDRGETPISAACIASYDDSQTRQRMVRYLLEKGADPNIPDKSGRTALIHACAEQAGKEVVSLLLENGADPSLKDYSGSSALVHAINRGDRDTLQVLLDACKAKGKEVIIITTDTSPSGTKKTKQYLNSPPSPALVDNSSPVCMSPSEVEIRTSNSPAVEKAEEEVGIFSFALTSALPLPSSRPPGDKRPPPRKLLKRLNSEPWGLVAPSVLSGVPQDTANIGSGEEAGGVSRVVTEMNGLSISGPGRPLLSRRHSIETHDPCSPKLIDRSCSEDCAAFCGSSWADKVQQHQILYRRNTAPESQETAGGPGAVAARALAHPKLTRMEHYESDTHLCPESIPGSPDSGRVSVERRKYNASPLSLLTSSSRESLESIPNSVSPITIRRRPHGLLERRGSGTLLLDHISHTRPGFLPPLNINPQRPIPDIRANGKPTSPVNCGPKILVPMAPASPKRGPDFKMKKKLMRRHSMQTEQMKQLSTFQEILTEKVVESNGD from the coding sequence ATGGGAGATGGAGTTGCCCTCCACACCGAGGGAAATGCTCTCCTCAAAGCAGTCTTCCAGGGCAAACTGCGACTGACCCGCCTGCTCCTGGAGGGAGGCGCCTACATCAATGAGGGCAACGACCGCGGTGAGACCCCCATCTCGGCGGCCTGCATAGCTAGTTACGATGACTCCCAGACCCGGCAGAGGATGGTGCGCTACCTCCTGGAGAAAGGTGCCGATCCCAACATCCCTGATAAGTCTGGACGGACCGCTTTGATTCACGCTTGCGCCGAGCAGGCAGGAAAGGAGGTTGTGTCACTGCTCTTGGAGAACGGAGCTGACCCAAGCCTCAAGGATTACTCTGGATCTTCGGCCCTGGTCCATGCCATCAACCGGGGCGATCGGGATACCTTGCAGGTTCTTCTGGATGCTTGCAAGGCCAAGGGCAAGGAAGTGATCATCATCACCACGGATACGTCGCCCTCAGGCACAAAAAAAACGAAGCAGTACTTAaactctccaccctctccggCTCTGGTGGACAATTCCTCTCCGGTTTGCATGTCCCCTTCTGAGGTGGAGATCCGCACCTCCAACTCTCCTGCGGTGGAGAAagcggaagaggaggtgggCATCTTTAGCTTCGCGCTGACCTCGGCTTTACCCTTACCCTCATCTCGACCTCCGGGGGACAAGAGGCCACCCCCGCGTAAGCTCCTGAAGAGGTTGAACTCAGAGCCCTGGGGTCTGGTGGCGCCCTCGGTGCTCAGCGGTGTCCCACAAGACACTGCGAACATTGGCTCAGGGGAGGAAGCTGGTGGGGTCAGCAGGGTTGTCACAGAGATGAACGGTTTGTCTATCTCGGGCCCTGGCAGACCTCTCTTGTCTCGCCGGCACAGTATCGAGACCCATGACCCCTGTTCGCCCAAGCTCATCGACCGGTCTTGCTCCGAAGACTGTGCTGCTTTCTGTGGCTCATCTTGGGCCGACAAGGTCCAGCAGCATCAAATCCTGTACAGAAGGAACACTGCACCAGAATCCCAGGAAACTGCAGGAGGACCGGGGGCGGTGGCAGCCCGTGCCCTGGCTCACCCCAAACTCACCCGGATGGAACACTatgagtcagacacacacctatGTCCCGAGTCCATTCCTGGGTCTCCAGACTCAGGCCGAGTGTCCGTGGAAAGACGGAAGTACAACGCTTCGCCCCTGTCCCTGCTCACCAGCTCTTCTCGGGAGTCACTGGAGAGCATCCCCAACTCTGTGTCCCCTATCACCATCCGCAGGCGGCCCCATGGTCTCCTGGAGCGTAGGGGCTCTGGGACGTTGCTCCTGGACCACATCTCACACACCAGGCCTGGCTTTCTGCCTCCACTAAACATCAACCCCCAGAGGCCTATCCCGGACATAAGGGCTAACGGGAAGCCCACATCCCCGGTCAACTGTGGTCCCAAGATTCTGGTCCCTATGGCCCCTGCTTCACCTAAACGGGGGCCGGACTTCAAGATGAAAAAGAAGCTGATGAGAAGACACTCCATGCAGACGGAGCAGATGAAACAACTCTCGACCTTCCAGGAGATACTGACCGAGAAGGTTGTTGAGTCGAATGGGGACTAA